The following nucleotide sequence is from Aneurinibacillus soli.
TATTTTCATCATGCACCAGTGTTACCATTCGGACTTCGTCCACAATAAGACCAACCTGTTCTCCTTCGAAATGAACAATGACGATGCGTGTTTTCTTTGTAAATGGAGCTCCCGGCATTGCAAACCGCTTTCGCAAATGAACAACCGGGAGAATTTTGCCACGTAGATTGATGACACCCGCAATATGAAAACTGATTTCTGGAACTTCCGTAATCGTTTGCATCCTAATAATTTCAATAACTTGATCAATATATAAGGCATATACTTGTTCCGCTATCGAAAATACAACGTACTGTCCACTCTCGCTGTTCTCCTCCATTCCAATCCCCCTCTCTTTCTCCCTATTACTAACCATAAAATATATGTATATAAAATACTATATTTAAACAGGATAATTCTTCTATAAATACTAAATTCGTAGTGATTTATTCATATACCCATCACATTTTGTTCCCGAAACCAAAATTCTTTGACGACAGACTGCACTAGTTGACAAAAACAACATTTGTAACTATTATAGTTACAACAAGAGGTGAAAAACTTGATAAACAGTCGATTCGCTGTTGCCATTCATATTCTCTCTCTGATTGCTGCTAACCCAGGGAAATCTGTTACTTCTGATTACATTGCAGGCAGTGTGAATACGAACCCGGTGGTCATTCGACGCATTAGCAGTATGTTGAAAAAAGCTGGGTTATTGCAAGCACGTGCTGGGGTCGCCGGTGCCGTTTTAGCTAAAGAAATCGCAGACATCTCTTTACTAGATGTATACCGAGCGGTTCAGGCTCAGGATGAGCTTTTTGCGATTCATGAGAGCCCGAACCCGAATTGCCCAATCGGAAGAAATATCCAATCCACCCTGGAAGAAGCATTTCTAGATGCTCAAAAGGCGATGGAGAATGAGCTGGCAAGCAAATCAGTAGCAGACATTGTGCATCATCTCTCTCCCTAGAGGAAAGACTTTCTCTACAGGAGAGATTTTTTCACCCCCTAATGTAACCATTTTAGTTACAATAAAATTTTAGGAGGATATTATTATGAAGATTGGTATCGTCGGAGCAACCGGAAAAGCTGGAAACCTGATTATGAAAGAAGCGATTAACCGTAATCATGATGTCACAGCTATTGTACGTAATTCCGCTAAACTTACAGACAAAAACATCACTGTACTAGAAAAGGATGTATTTGATCTTACAGCAAATGACGTAAACGGATTCGATGTCATTGTCAATGCATTCGGTGCACCTGCCGGACAAGAACATCTTCATGTAGAAGCAGGCAATGCGCTGATTGAAGCACTGAAAGGAGCTCCTCATACACGCTTAGTTGTAGTAGGTGGCGCTGGAAGCCTGTTTGTCGACGCCGAAAAAACAACACGGGTATTTGATACAACTGAATTCCCGGCCGAATATCTTGCGACCGCAAAAAACCAGGGGGAAAACCTGAGTATCTTACAGCAGACTCCTTCTATTACCTGGACATTTGTCAGCCCGTCCGCATTCTTTAATCCGCAGGGAAAACGGACAGGGGCATATCAAGCAGGCAAAGACCATCTGCTTGTAAACGCAAAAGGGGAAAGCTATATCAGCTATGCGGATTTTGCGATTGCAATTGTAGATGAGATCGAGAACCCACAACACCTGAACGAACGCTTCACTGTAGTGGGAGAATCGGAATAATGATAAACAAACTCCCTTGCAGCTTGCGCTACCAAGGGAGTTTTTGATGATGGAATGCACAGCCATTAGCTACCCCGTACTCCACACCATTGTAGTACCGAAAGCGCAACCACTTCTGCACACGCCATCATACGGGCAATCTCGATATGTTCATCTGGATAGTGGGCGAGCGCGGTCGTGCCAGGACCGAATACGACCGCAGGGGTCTCCCCGACTTTCGCCAGTAGTCCACCATCCGTTCCCCACGGTGCGGCTTCCACAACCGGCTCTTCCTCCAGAATGTTGCGGTACGCATCAACCAGACAGTTCATTAACTCATGCTCGGTATCCAGACTACCCGGCACCCACTGTGCGCCGAACCATTCGAGTTCTGGCGGATTGTCGCGCAGCCAGTCATCCTCTATCTGCATCAGCGCGTCATCCAGACACTGCCGGGCCATATCAAGCTCTTCTTCCGGCGCTACGCCCATCCGTCCTTCCAGCACAACTACGTCCGGTACGGAGGACGGCCAATCCCCGCCACTAATCTTACCGATGTTGATCGGAATCGGGATAGGAGTTGCCGCGTACAGCGGATCGGTAATAACTTCATTCCGCTTCTGTTCCAGGGAACGCACCGCCTCCATTACGAGCACACTTTTCTCAATGGCACTTACACCTTCATACCGCGTGCCGCCATGCGCTGCCCGCCCGTAAACATGTATGCGAAACCACATCGAACCTTGCTGTTTCGGAAAAATTTTCATTCCCGTTGGCTCCGGAATAATCGCCGCATCTGCCGTGTAGCCACGTAGCACCGCAGCCAATGTGCCAGAACCACCGCTCTCTTCTTCAATGACACTCTGAAAAATTACATCGCCTTTCAACTGCACATCAAGCTCTTTCAAACATTGAATTGCTAGTAGAAGCGATACATTGCCACCCTTCATATCGGTCGTACCACGCCCGTACACCCGGCCATTCTCCACCCTGCCGCTGTACGGGTCTGCCGTCCAGCGTGACGTATCCCCTGGTGGAACAATGTCGATATGGCCGTTCAAAATCAAAGACCGCCCTCCACCGCATCCCTTCCATACACCGACTACATTCGGACTGCCGATAAATGACTGACGCGGTGAGCAAAAGTACGGATGCCTGATCAGCTCTTCCCCACCCGGCTCCCACATATCAACTATAAGCCCGAGTGTAGCTAGCTTATCCGCTACCCGCTGCTGAGCACCTGTCTCTTGACCCGACAGACTCGCTTCCTGTACCAGTGCTGACAAGAACTGTACAGCTTCCTCTGTATGCTCCCGCATCCATGCCCGAATTCGTTCTTTCACCATACTTCACCCCTACTCTATTTAAATCTCGGCAGCAACATCCGCAAGTGCCATATCCAGTCGTTCCAGCAGCAGCGTAATTTCATCGGAGGTGCTGGTAAACGGCGGTGCCACAATCACGCTATCCCCGGCCTGCCCATTGATCGCTCCTGCCGCACTGTACACAAGTAAACCGTGCCGTTTCGCTGCCTCGATTACTCGCTCCGTAACGCAAGTCTGGAGTGGATACGGTGTTTTGGATATGCGATCCTGTACAAACTCTAGCCCACACAAAAGCCCCATCCCACGCACATCTCCGATCAGCTCATGCGCCTGCATCAGCCTCTTCAGTCCAGTGTGTAGCTGCTTCCCACGCTCCGCTGCCTGTGCGATCAAATCATTTGTTTCAATATAGTTCATGACTGCAAGTGCGACTGCCGCCGACTGCGGATTTGCACTAAATGTATGTCCAGCCATAATCGAACGTGAACCGTTCTGAATGACCTCAATCAGGCGCGCGCTAACAAGCGTAGCTGCGATTGGTGTGTAACCAGCGCTCATCCCTTTGCCAAGTGCCATCAGGTCTGGTACAACACCCCAATGATCAATTCCAAATGCTTTACCAGTCCGCCCATTCCCGGTCATAACTTCATCAACGATCAACAAAATCTCATATCGGTCACAAATCTCCCGAATGCGTTCATAATAGCCCGGTGGTGGCGTCACCGCCCCACCGGACGCTCCAATGATCGGCTCTGCGATAAAAGCCGCCACATAATCCGGGCCGATCCGCTGCAAGGCTGCCTCCAGCCCATCCGCGCAAGCCAGCTTACAGGATGGATACGCCTTCCCGAACGGACAGCGATAGCAATACGGTGGCTCCACCACTGGCCAATCTTCTAAGAGCGGCACGAATCGCTTGCGCCGGAGCACATGCCCGGACATCGACAGCGCTCCAAGCGTAATGCCGTGGTAGCTCATCCACCGTGACAACACCATACGTTTCTCTGGTCTCCCCTGCTCCTGCCAGTATTGGAGTGCAATTTTTAGTGCCGTCTCTGTCGCCTCTGATCCACTGTTGACAAAAAACGCATAATCCAAATCTCCCGGTGCCCACTGTGCCAGCTTCGCACCGAGTGCTTCTGCCGCTTCGCTCGTAAATTGGGAGCGATACGTAAACGAAATACGTGCCGCCTGCGCCTGCATCGCCTGGATGATCTCCTGCACCCCGTGCCCGATATTGGCCGTTACTGCTCCTGAACAGCCATCCAAATACGCCCGCCCATCTGTATCATATATATATACTCCACGCCCGTATGCTGCTGTCGGATATGAGTTGCCA
It contains:
- a CDS encoding chemotaxis protein CheW; amino-acid sequence: MEENSESGQYVVFSIAEQVYALYIDQVIEIIRMQTITEVPEISFHIAGVINLRGKILPVVHLRKRFAMPGAPFTKKTRIVIVHFEGEQVGLIVDEVRMVTLVHDENIDPAPDMFNYVEQDCFEGFASTENGLVGILHLKRVLLEHIPEGEGGVKA
- a CDS encoding Rrf2 family transcriptional regulator yields the protein MINSRFAVAIHILSLIAANPGKSVTSDYIAGSVNTNPVVIRRISSMLKKAGLLQARAGVAGAVLAKEIADISLLDVYRAVQAQDELFAIHESPNPNCPIGRNIQSTLEEAFLDAQKAMENELASKSVADIVHHLSP
- a CDS encoding NAD(P)-dependent oxidoreductase, encoding MKIGIVGATGKAGNLIMKEAINRNHDVTAIVRNSAKLTDKNITVLEKDVFDLTANDVNGFDVIVNAFGAPAGQEHLHVEAGNALIEALKGAPHTRLVVVGGAGSLFVDAEKTTRVFDTTEFPAEYLATAKNQGENLSILQQTPSITWTFVSPSAFFNPQGKRTGAYQAGKDHLLVNAKGESYISYADFAIAIVDEIENPQHLNERFTVVGESE
- a CDS encoding peptidase, yielding MVKERIRAWMREHTEEAVQFLSALVQEASLSGQETGAQQRVADKLATLGLIVDMWEPGGEELIRHPYFCSPRQSFIGSPNVVGVWKGCGGGRSLILNGHIDIVPPGDTSRWTADPYSGRVENGRVYGRGTTDMKGGNVSLLLAIQCLKELDVQLKGDVIFQSVIEEESGGSGTLAAVLRGYTADAAIIPEPTGMKIFPKQQGSMWFRIHVYGRAAHGGTRYEGVSAIEKSVLVMEAVRSLEQKRNEVITDPLYAATPIPIPINIGKISGGDWPSSVPDVVVLEGRMGVAPEEELDMARQCLDDALMQIEDDWLRDNPPELEWFGAQWVPGSLDTEHELMNCLVDAYRNILEEEPVVEAAPWGTDGGLLAKVGETPAVVFGPGTTALAHYPDEHIEIARMMACAEVVALSVLQWCGVRGS
- a CDS encoding aspartate aminotransferase family protein, which produces MNDKSHVIKPLLGNSYPTAAYGRGVYIYDTDGRAYLDGCSGAVTANIGHGVQEIIQAMQAQAARISFTYRSQFTSEAAEALGAKLAQWAPGDLDYAFFVNSGSEATETALKIALQYWQEQGRPEKRMVLSRWMSYHGITLGALSMSGHVLRRKRFVPLLEDWPVVEPPYCYRCPFGKAYPSCKLACADGLEAALQRIGPDYVAAFIAEPIIGASGGAVTPPPGYYERIREICDRYEILLIVDEVMTGNGRTGKAFGIDHWGVVPDLMALGKGMSAGYTPIAATLVSARLIEVIQNGSRSIMAGHTFSANPQSAAVALAVMNYIETNDLIAQAAERGKQLHTGLKRLMQAHELIGDVRGMGLLCGLEFVQDRISKTPYPLQTCVTERVIEAAKRHGLLVYSAAGAINGQAGDSVIVAPPFTSTSDEITLLLERLDMALADVAAEI